From one Solanum stenotomum isolate F172 chromosome 12, ASM1918654v1, whole genome shotgun sequence genomic stretch:
- the LOC125846499 gene encoding F-box protein At5g39250, with amino-acid sequence MACEEILKAVFPFLEGTELATCMIVCKQWRDIAQDDYFWKCLCSKKWPSICKRSSPPTVTYYNLFQNFHKRPYRRTVLPPKLSFSDLEFYIDIWTEEKIIFSDVVPGPVLQKGVWIPPPGICDVLRFHLEGPEYKMTLPVEPRFTIPLCQTVSVSVLVGRKDTNKVACIIKKSLFDYIDRTAYRALAYDYLDFSSPMCLFVSGVRAWISLLFMDHGKEGALDVFGIEMDFCDAANSEDEVLWLLDMLEWK; translated from the coding sequence ATGGCGTGTGAAGAAATTCTGAAGGCTGTATTCCCATTTCTGGAGGGCACTGAACTGGCTACATGTATGATAGTGTGCAAACAGTGGCGAGATATTGCACAAGATGATTACTTCTGGAAATGTCTTTGTTCTAAAAAATGGCCATCAATATGCAAACGGTCATCACCTCCCACTGTAACATACTATAATCTATTTCAGAACTTTCATAAGCGTCCATACCGCCGGACTGTTCTCCCTCCAAAGCTTTCCTTCAGTGACTTAGAGTTCTACATTGACATATGGACtgaagagaaaataatattttcagaTGTGGTCCCAGGGCCTGTTCTTCAGAAGGGAGTCTGGATCCCACCTCCTGGAATCTGTGATGTGCTTAGGTTCCACTTGGAAGGGCCTGAATACAAGATGACTCTACCTGTGGAACCAAGATTTACAATTCCTTTGTGCCAGACAGTCAGTGTCTCTGTGCTTGTTGGGCGCAAAGATACAAATAAAGTTGCATGCATTATCAAGAAGTCCCTCTTTGATTATATAGATCGAACAGCATATCGGGCTTTAGCTTATGACTATCTTGACTTCTCCTCTCCTATGTGCTTGTTTGTATCGGGTGTTCGGGCATGGATATCTTTGCTGTTCATGGACCATGGTAAAGAGGGGGCCCTTGATGTTTTTGGGATTGAGATGGATTTCTGTGATGCTGCCAATTCTGAAGACGAGGTCCTTTGGCTTCTAGACATGCTGGAGTGGAAGTAA